In Pristis pectinata isolate sPriPec2 chromosome 19, sPriPec2.1.pri, whole genome shotgun sequence, the following proteins share a genomic window:
- the LOC127580467 gene encoding tigger transposable element-derived protein 1-like, translating to MEVALNYPSVLKKIIDEGGYLPEQVFNVAETGLFWKRMPDRTFISEEEKSAPGFQPSKDRLMLLLGGNATGDFKLKPLLVYSSENPRALEGYAKPHLPVIWRSHRKVWMTVTIFHDWFTNYFCPAVERYCAKRGIANKALLILDNSPNHPLNLNDLSKTVRVEYLPKKTAALFQPMHQGVMTNFKMFYLRRTLKQLVDAADGEGKPTVREFWKLFNIMNGIENIAESWGEVKLPAMNGVWQNIWPGCINDFTDVPAAEPAEKVIRDIVALANEAGFEDIVEEDVIQLLDSHDEDLSNEDLMLLERERASEEVDVTETPATPLQLTTNHLSVALSHIDQVVDILSANDPSRERSLKVGQLLHDAMGCYREMYKEKMRRKQTALNASLVCKTEPSSPPM from the coding sequence ATGGAAGTAGCGCTGAATTATCCCAGTGTACTGAAGAAAATCATTGACGAGGGCGGATACCTGCCAGAACAGGTATTTAACGTTGCAGAAACGGGTCTTTTTTGGAAACGGATGCCTGACAGGACATTCATTTCAGAAGAAGAGAAATCTGCACCAGGCTTTCAACCATCCAAAGATCGTCTGATGCTGCTTCTGGGAGGCAATGCTACCGGTGATTTTAAGTTAAAGCCCCTTCTAGTCTACAGCTCTGAGAATCCCAGAGCTCTCGAGGGTTATGCGAAACCTCACTTGCCAGTGATCTGGCGCTCACACAGGAAGGTCTGGATGACTGTGACTATTTTTCATGACTGGTTCACCAACTACTTCTGTCCTGCTGTGGAAAGGTACTGTGCCAAACGTGGCATTGCCAACAAAGCATTGCTCATTCTCGATAATTCACCAAACCACCCACTGAATTTAAACGATCTTTCCAAAACCGTGAGAGTTGAGTACTTGCCCAAGAAAACAGCAGCCTTATTTCAACCAATGCATCAAGGTGTCATGACAAATTTCAAGATGTTTTATTTACGAAGAACTTTGAAGCAACTGGTTGATGCAGCTGATGGAGAAGGGAAACCAACAGTTCGGGAATTTTGGAAACTCTTTAACATCATGAATGGCATCGAGAACATTGCCGAGTCCTGGGGTGAAGTAAAATTACCTGCAATGAATGGTGTTTGGCAAAACATATGGCCAGGGTGTATCAACGACTTCACAGACGTTCCAGCAGCAGAACCTGCAGAGAAAGTTATCAGAGACATTGTGGCACTAGCAAACGAGGCTGGGTTTGAAGACATTGTGGAGGAAGATGTGATTCAGCTGCTGGATTCACATGATGAAGATTTGTCCAATGAAGATCTCATGTTGTTGGAGCGAGAGCGAGCGTCAGAAGAGGTGGACGTTACAGAAACTCCAGCCACTCCGCTTCAGCTAACGACAAACCACCTGTCTGTGGCCTTATCACACATCGACCAGGTTGTGGATATCCTCAGTGCCAATGATCCAAGCCGAGAACGTAGTCTAAAGGTTGGACAATTACTGCATGATGCCATGGGCTGTTACAGGGAAATGTACAAGGAGAAGATGCGCCGGAAACAAACAGCTCTCAATGCTTCTCTCGTCTGCAAAACAGAGCCTTCCTCTCCCCCCATGTAA